In Escherichia ruysiae, a genomic segment contains:
- a CDS encoding type I toxin-antitoxin system Hok family toxin, producing the protein MKRNPLVVCLLIICFTILAFTLLTRQTLYELRFRDGNKEVAALMACKSR; encoded by the coding sequence ATGAAGCGCAACCCTCTGGTGGTGTGTCTGCTCATTATTTGTTTCACAATACTGGCATTCACACTTCTGACCCGACAAACGCTCTACGAACTGCGGTTCCGGGACGGTAATAAGGAGGTGGCGGCTCTCATGGCCTGTAAGTCCAGGTAA
- a CDS encoding methyl-accepting chemotaxis protein: protein MHTTPSHRLGFLHHIRLVPLFAFILGGILLLFALSSALAGYFLWQADRDQRDATAEIQTRTGLANSSDYLRSARINMIQAGAASRIAEMEEMKRNIAQAELQIKQSQQGYRTYQNRQVKTAADEALNAELNQRFQAYITGLQPMLKYAKNGMFEAIINHESEHIRTLDNTYTHILNKAVEIRSARANHLAEQAHQRTRLGVMFMIGAFMLALVMTLMTFIVLRRIVIRPLQHAAHRIEQIASGDLTMNDEPTGRSEIGRLSRHLQKMQHSLVMTVGTVRQGAEEIYRGTSEISAGNADLSSRTEEQAAAIEQTAASMEQLTATVKQNADNAHHASRLAQEASVKASDGGKTVSGVVKTMGDISSSSKKISEITAVINSIAFQTNILALNAAVEAARAGEQGRGFAVVASEVRTLASRSAQAAKEIEGLISESVELIGQGADEVATAGKTMSAIVDAVASVTHIMQEIAAASDEQSRGITQVSQAISEMDKVTQQNASLVEEASAAAVSLEEQATRLTEAVDVFRLKKQSLPVDQRGAGNSVSLATA, encoded by the coding sequence ATGCATACAACACCCTCACACCGCTTAGGTTTTTTACATCACATCAGGTTAGTTCCGTTATTTGCCTTTATTCTGGGCGGCATATTACTTCTTTTTGCCCTGAGTTCAGCTCTGGCTGGGTATTTTCTCTGGCAGGCTGACCGCGATCAGCGTGACGCTACTGCGGAGATCCAGACTCGCACCGGTCTGGCAAATAGCTCTGATTATCTGCGTTCAGCCCGGATCAATATGATTCAGGCCGGGGCGGCGAGCCGTATCGCAGAAATGGAAGAGATGAAGCGAAATATCGCACAAGCGGAATTGCAGATTAAACAATCGCAGCAAGGTTATCGTACTTACCAGAATCGCCAGGTGAAAACGGCTGCAGATGAAGCTCTGAACGCTGAATTAAATCAACGTTTTCAGGCTTATATAACTGGCCTCCAGCCTATGCTGAAATATGCCAAAAATGGCATGTTTGAAGCGATTATTAATCATGAAAGTGAGCATATCCGAACGCTGGATAATACTTATACCCATATATTAAACAAAGCCGTTGAAATACGTAGCGCCAGAGCGAACCACCTGGCGGAGCAGGCGCATCAGCGCACTCGACTGGGTGTGATGTTTATGATAGGTGCGTTTATGCTTGCCCTAGTCATGACGCTGATGACCTTCATTGTTTTGCGTCGGATTGTGATTCGACCTCTGCAACATGCCGCGCACCGTATTGAACAAATCGCCAGTGGCGATCTGACAATGAACGACGAACCGACGGGGCGCAGTGAAATTGGACGTTTGAGCCGCCATCTACAGAAAATGCAGCATTCGCTGGTGATGACCGTCGGGACGGTACGCCAGGGGGCGGAGGAGATTTATCGCGGCACCAGCGAAATTTCCGCTGGCAATGCTGACCTTTCTTCACGCACTGAAGAACAGGCGGCGGCGATTGAACAAACCGCTGCCAGCATGGAGCAACTCACCGCGACGGTGAAACAGAATGCGGATAATGCACACCACGCGAGCCGTCTGGCACAAGAGGCTTCCGTTAAAGCCAGCGATGGCGGGAAGACAGTTTCCGGCGTGGTGAAAACGATGGGCGATATCTCCAGTAGCTCGAAAAAAATTTCCGAAATCACCGCCGTGATCAACAGTATTGCTTTCCAGACAAATATTCTGGCGCTCAATGCCGCCGTTGAAGCCGCGCGAGCTGGTGAGCAAGGTCGCGGATTTGCGGTTGTTGCCAGCGAAGTGCGTACACTTGCCAGTCGCAGCGCCCAGGCAGCGAAAGAAATTGAAGGCTTAATCAGCGAATCAGTTGAGTTGATTGGACAAGGGGCTGATGAAGTGGCAACAGCAGGTAAAACGATGAGTGCCATTGTGGATGCAGTGGCGAGCGTCACACATATCATGCAGGAAATTGCCGCTGCTTCGGATGAGCAAAGCAGGGGAATAACGCAGGTTAGCCAGGCGATTTCTGAAATGGATAAAGTAACACAACAGAATGCCTCTCTGGTGGAGGAGGCGTCTGCAGCGGCGGTGTCGCTTGAAGAGCAGGCGACACGATTAACTGAGGCTGTGGATGTATTCCGCCTGAAGAAACAATCGTTACCTGTGGATCAACGAGGAGCAGGCAACTCGGTTAGTTTGGCAACGGCGTGA
- the ydcF gene encoding DUF218 domain-containing protein YdcF — MNITPFPTLSPATIDAINVIGRWLAQDDFSGAAPYQADCVILAGNAVIPTIDAACKIARDQQIPLLISGGIGHSTTFLYSAIARHPHYNTIRTTGRSEATILADIAHQFWHIPHEKILIEDQSTNCGENARFSIALLNQAKERVHTAIVVQDPTMQRRTMATFRRMTGDNPDAPRWLSYPGFIPQLVNDADSVAFANPLEGLWPVERYLSLLTGELPRLRDDSDGYGPRGRDFIVHVDFPAEVTQAWQTLKHDAVLIEAMESRSLR; from the coding sequence ATGAATATTACCCCGTTTCCGACGCTTTCGCCGGCAACCATAGATGCCATAAACGTTATCGGTCGATGGCTGGCGCAGGATGATTTCTCCGGTGCTGCTCCGTATCAGGCTGATTGCGTGATCCTTGCAGGTAATGCGGTTATCCCTACTATCGACGCCGCTTGCAAGATTGCCAGAGATCAGCAAATTCCTTTACTGATCAGCGGTGGTATCGGTCACTCGACAACGTTTTTATACAGTGCCATCGCCCGGCATCCGCATTACAACACCATTCGCACAACAGGCAGGTCAGAAGCTACCATCCTGGCGGATATTGCCCATCAGTTCTGGCATATTCCACATGAAAAAATCTTGATTGAAGACCAGTCAACAAACTGCGGAGAAAATGCCCGCTTCAGTATCGCGTTACTGAATCAGGCCAAAGAACGGGTTCACACGGCTATCGTCGTGCAGGACCCCACCATGCAGCGGCGCACGATGGCGACGTTCCGACGTATGACCGGGGACAACCCCGATGCACCACGCTGGTTAAGTTATCCGGGATTTATACCACAATTAGTGAATGACGCAGACAGTGTTGCATTTGCTAATCCACTGGAAGGATTATGGCCAGTTGAGCGTTATCTATCACTACTCACTGGCGAGCTGCCGCGTTTACGCGATGATAGCGATGGCTATGGGCCACGCGGGCGCGATTTTATCGTTCACGTTGACTTTCCCGCTGAAGTCACCCAGGCCTGGCAGACGCTGAAACACGACGCTGTGCTTATTGAAGCGATGGAAAGTCGTTCACTACGTTAA
- the cybB gene encoding cytochrome b561 has product MEKKYSRLQIGIHWLVFLLVIAAYCAMEFRGFFPRADRPLINMIHVSCGISILVLMVLRLVLRLKYPTPPIVPKPKPMMTGLAHLGHLVIYLLFIALPLIGIVMMYNRGNPWFAFGVTMPYTSEPNFDLVDILKSWHETLANLGYFVIGLHAAAALAHHYFWKDNTLLRMMPRKRS; this is encoded by the coding sequence ATGGAAAAGAAATATTCAAGGTTACAAATTGGCATTCACTGGCTGGTCTTTTTGCTGGTTATTGCAGCGTATTGCGCAATGGAGTTTCGTGGCTTTTTCCCGCGAGCCGATCGGCCGCTCATCAACATGATCCATGTTTCCTGCGGCATTTCGATTCTCGTACTAATGGTGCTTCGTCTTGTGCTAAGACTGAAATATCCAACCCCGCCAATTGTGCCTAAACCGAAACCGATGATGACGGGGCTTGCGCATCTTGGGCATCTGGTCATTTACCTGCTGTTTATCGCGTTGCCACTGATTGGTATCGTGATGATGTATAACCGTGGCAATCCCTGGTTTGCGTTCGGTGTAACGATGCCTTACACATCAGAGCCAAATTTCGATCTGGTGGATATTTTAAAGTCGTGGCATGAAACGCTGGCAAATTTGGGATATTTCGTTATCGGGCTACATGCTGCTGCTGCATTGGCACACCACTATTTCTGGAAGGACAACACGCTTCTGCGCATGATGCCGCGTAAGCGTTCCTGA
- the gap gene encoding type I glyceraldehyde-3-phosphate dehydrogenase, with amino-acid sequence MSKVGINGFGRIGRLVLRRLLEVKSNIDVVAINDLTSPKILAYLLKHDSNYGPFPWSVDFTEDSLIVDGKSIAVYAEKEAKNIPWKAKGAEIIVECTGFYTSAEKSQAHLDAGARKVLISAPAGEMKTIVYNVNDDTLDGNDTIVSVASCTTNCLAPMAKALHDSFGIEVGTMTTIHAYTGTQSLVDGPRGKDLRASRAAAENIIPHTTGAAKAIGLVIPELSGKLKGHAQRVPVKTGSVTELVSILGKKVTAEEVNNALKKATNNNESFGYTDEEIVSSDIIGSHFGSVFDATQTEITAVGDLQLVKTVAWYDNEYGFVTQLIRTLEKFAKL; translated from the coding sequence ATGAGTAAAGTTGGCATTAACGGCTTTGGTCGTATCGGTCGACTGGTGTTGCGTCGATTACTTGAGGTCAAAAGCAACATAGACGTTGTCGCTATTAATGATCTCACATCCCCGAAAATTCTCGCCTATCTGCTGAAACATGATTCAAACTACGGCCCGTTCCCCTGGAGCGTTGATTTCACAGAAGACTCACTTATCGTCGATGGGAAAAGCATTGCGGTTTACGCCGAAAAAGAGGCGAAAAATATTCCGTGGAAAGCAAAAGGTGCAGAAATCATTGTCGAATGTACAGGCTTTTATACCTCTGCAGAAAAATCACAGGCGCATCTGGATGCTGGCGCCAGGAAGGTACTGATTTCCGCCCCTGCCGGTGAGATGAAAACTATCGTTTATAACGTCAATGACGACACTCTGGATGGCAACGACACCATTGTTTCCGTGGCGTCATGCACCACCAACTGTCTTGCGCCGATGGCCAAAGCCTTGCACGACAGTTTCGGAATAGAAGTCGGCACGATGACGACTATTCATGCCTATACCGGCACCCAGTCACTGGTGGATGGTCCGCGTGGTAAAGATCTACGCGCTTCACGTGCGGCGGCAGAAAATATCATTCCCCACACCACTGGCGCGGCAAAAGCCATTGGCCTGGTGATCCCGGAACTGAGCGGCAAACTGAAAGGCCATGCGCAGCGTGTACCCGTGAAAACAGGTTCGGTCACCGAACTGGTGTCTATTCTCGGGAAAAAAGTCACTGCCGAAGAGGTGAACAACGCGCTTAAAAAAGCGACAAACAATAACGAGTCATTTGGTTATACCGATGAAGAAATAGTCTCTTCCGATATCATTGGTAGCCATTTCGGTTCGGTGTTTGATGCCACGCAAACGGAGATTACCGCCGTGGGCGATCTACAACTGGTGAAAACAGTCGCCTGGTACGATAACGAATATGGGTTTGTTACCCAGCTTATTCGCACTCTCGAAAAATTCGCCAAACTCTGA
- a CDS encoding YdcA family protein codes for MKFGKQWRLYEKIALILFVGMLVSFYADAGRKPCSGSKGGISHCTAGGKFVCNDGSISASKKTCTN; via the coding sequence ATAAAATTTGGTAAACAATGGAGGTTATATGAAAAAATTGCACTTATCTTGTTTGTGGGAATGCTTGTTTCGTTTTATGCCGATGCCGGGCGCAAGCCGTGTTCTGGTTCGAAAGGTGGGATATCCCACTGTACTGCTGGTGGCAAATTTGTTTGTAACGATGGATCTATCAGCGCATCGAAAAAGACATGTACTAACTGA
- a CDS encoding DUF2931 family protein, which translates to MRRLPLMVAVLGGILLSGCHDRRAGVKTLLGDGVEQWGKKLPYDNWNFSFIYPKNLPALVTMVYLEDGDIRESIFRRLDPMDISDLSVGRWHDLIGGYGGYFNRGKALPVRMTVCWDSVIDKKAYETEIWFSRETWQQMATAYPDPYHPGKPYYRKRMAVGLAPGGTVRIWLEDNGNPSVLQQPARQLTLTGDDMLICKGVTKHPNGYVYYGKTPDFIKGKTYPYGNW; encoded by the coding sequence ATGAGACGATTACCGCTGATGGTGGCCGTGCTGGGGGGCATTCTGCTTTCAGGCTGCCATGACCGCCGGGCAGGCGTAAAGACGCTGCTGGGAGACGGCGTGGAGCAGTGGGGAAAGAAGCTGCCTTACGATAACTGGAATTTTAGCTTTATATACCCGAAAAATCTGCCTGCACTAGTGACGATGGTGTACCTGGAGGACGGGGATATTCGGGAAAGTATCTTCCGTCGGTTAGATCCTATGGACATCAGTGATCTGAGTGTCGGGCGCTGGCATGATTTGATAGGGGGGTATGGCGGGTATTTTAACCGGGGAAAAGCACTGCCGGTACGAATGACGGTGTGCTGGGACTCGGTTATCGACAAGAAAGCGTATGAAACGGAGATCTGGTTCAGCCGGGAGACGTGGCAGCAGATGGCTACGGCATATCCTGACCCGTATCATCCTGGTAAACCTTACTACCGGAAGCGAATGGCTGTTGGTCTTGCTCCAGGCGGTACTGTACGGATCTGGCTTGAGGATAACGGGAACCCATCCGTACTCCAGCAACCAGCACGGCAGCTTACCCTGACGGGGGATGATATGCTGATATGCAAAGGGGTAACGAAACATCCTAACGGGTATGTTTATTACGGAAAGACACCAGATTTCATCAAAGGGAAAACCTATCCGTATGGTAACTGGTAG
- a CDS encoding T6SS phospholipase effector Tle1-like catalytic domain-containing protein, with translation MAAGENTEPGNTGYHRYETTGENTHYTDVLCSGKVIRCRRVPVRGITLTVGVFFDGTGNNRANADDLRLAYAHCAGLVGEERARACAKYEEHAREGAGNASWQGGITNISRLNDLYKSDTALGEDEMEAQVKAYVSGIGTADGKSDSLLGMGLGSSLIRRFEGVVTKTDEALEKIASALNIFISRNRDKAAIAKVQFDVFGFSRGAAAARHFANRVMNQDTAIVAAIENGLDMSRYHGKPAGEVRFLGLFDTVAAIGSLLNFYDINGRSNPGVNLELRPSVAQKVFQISAMHECRYNFSLNSIAGMWPELALPGAHSDIGGGYNAGEDEISLLTMPDFDVIPESADETQTAVYRQAEKMRQALFSLPALKYLMPHGKVETKMISWPLVNLDKARAFIFEKKAGAAVFMTRRAVPNDWEKVCMRVMLDAAQDAGVIFGDIDPQNPDTALPAELVPLCDKATAQGRAIRRGAEPEGFTAEEMRTIGRYLHCSANWNIDSDLSLWVSPSSGEVFLRNHYAPTDDRSFVWPMAPGKGWVRTVWRMDDQQQWEDRARANVDVLDELF, from the coding sequence ATGGCAGCAGGCGAGAATACTGAGCCGGGTAATACCGGCTATCACCGGTATGAAACTACCGGGGAGAACACGCACTACACCGATGTTTTATGCAGTGGAAAAGTCATCCGGTGCCGGCGGGTGCCGGTCAGAGGGATCACGCTGACGGTGGGGGTGTTCTTTGATGGTACCGGGAATAACCGGGCAAACGCAGACGATCTGCGGTTGGCGTATGCCCACTGCGCCGGTTTGGTCGGTGAGGAACGAGCCAGGGCGTGCGCGAAGTATGAAGAACACGCCAGAGAGGGGGCAGGCAACGCCAGCTGGCAGGGCGGCATCACCAATATTTCCCGGCTCAATGACCTTTACAAATCTGATACTGCCCTTGGTGAAGATGAGATGGAGGCGCAGGTGAAAGCCTACGTCAGCGGCATCGGGACGGCAGATGGGAAAAGCGACTCGTTGCTGGGGATGGGGCTGGGCAGCAGCCTTATCCGGCGGTTTGAGGGAGTGGTGACCAAGACCGATGAAGCTCTTGAGAAAATTGCTTCCGCACTGAATATATTTATCAGTCGTAACCGCGATAAAGCGGCGATCGCGAAGGTGCAGTTTGATGTGTTCGGGTTCAGTCGCGGCGCGGCAGCGGCACGGCACTTTGCCAACCGGGTGATGAACCAGGATACGGCGATAGTGGCTGCAATAGAGAACGGGCTGGATATGTCCAGATACCATGGAAAACCTGCGGGAGAGGTGCGCTTTCTGGGGCTTTTTGACACAGTGGCAGCCATCGGGAGCCTGCTGAATTTCTACGATATTAACGGACGCAGTAATCCTGGTGTCAACCTTGAGCTGCGTCCTTCCGTGGCGCAGAAGGTGTTTCAGATAAGCGCAATGCACGAGTGCCGTTATAACTTCAGTCTGAACAGCATCGCGGGGATGTGGCCGGAGCTGGCACTGCCGGGGGCGCATTCGGACATTGGCGGGGGCTACAACGCGGGCGAGGATGAGATTTCCCTGCTGACGATGCCGGACTTTGACGTGATACCGGAGAGCGCGGACGAGACGCAGACTGCGGTGTACCGTCAGGCGGAGAAGATGCGTCAGGCGCTGTTTTCACTGCCGGCGCTGAAGTACCTGATGCCACACGGTAAGGTGGAGACAAAAATGATTTCGTGGCCGCTGGTTAACCTTGACAAGGCTCGGGCGTTTATTTTTGAGAAGAAAGCCGGCGCGGCGGTGTTTATGACGCGCAGGGCGGTGCCGAACGACTGGGAAAAGGTGTGTATGCGGGTGATGCTCGATGCGGCACAGGACGCCGGGGTAATATTTGGAGATATTGACCCGCAAAACCCTGACACAGCTCTTCCTGCTGAGCTGGTTCCCCTGTGTGACAAAGCAACAGCCCAGGGGCGTGCGATCCGGCGTGGCGCAGAGCCGGAGGGCTTCACGGCGGAGGAGATGCGAACCATCGGGCGTTATCTGCACTGTTCGGCGAACTGGAACATCGACTCGGACCTGAGCCTGTGGGTGAGTCCGTCCTCGGGAGAGGTTTTTCTGCGAAACCACTATGCGCCGACTGACGACCGCTCGTTCGTGTGGCCGATGGCTCCGGGCAAAGGGTGGGTGCGGACGGTGTGGAGGATGGATGACCAGCAGCAGTGGGAAGACCGGGCGCGGGCGAACGTGGACGTGCTGGACGAACTGTTCTGA